A genomic segment from Maniola jurtina chromosome 16, ilManJurt1.1, whole genome shotgun sequence encodes:
- the LOC123873306 gene encoding uncharacterized protein LOC123873306: MGDLKQNEESAKSEVVFDKCCQCIPLRTGCLIFGYLNLVACVTYVMICVLGTINAEAVLNGTYGEIDEDVKDMAVTEIKTDIINMIANLIGLLFTVFLLVGLHTERPRCVKIFLVYALIGTGLDVIFKIFQLLAGYAALKNTLIGLFIYLVYASYFLLVLWSQYVKMKIAANNLPTQHSRKGQLLMNMEQDA, from the exons atgggtgatttgaaacaaaatGAAGAGTCAGCAAAAAG TGAGGTCGTTTTCGATAAATGCTGTCAATGCATACCTTTAAGGACAGGATGCCTTATTTTTGGATACCTGAATCTG GTCGCTTGTGTAACATACGTTATGATTTGCGTGCTAGGCACAATAAACGCCGAAGCAGTACTAAACGGAACTTATGGCGAGATAGATGAAGATGTCAAAGACATGGCCGTAACTGAAATTAAAACTGACATCATAAATATGATCGCGAACCTGATTGGTCTACTTTTCACCGTATTCCTTCTCGTCGGACTGCATACG GAGAGACCTAGATGCGTCAAAATCTTCCTGGTGTACGCACTGATCGGTACGGGACTAGACGTAATCTTCAAGATCTTTCAATTGTTAGCGGGTTATGCAGCGCTCAAGAATACATTAATAGGATTGTTTATATATCTTG tGTACGCCAGTTACTTCCTCCTGGTGCTGTGGAGCCAGTACGTCAAGATGAAAATCGCTGCAAATAACCTGCCCACGCAGCACAGCCGCAAAGGACAGCTACTGATGAACATGGAGCAAGACGCTTAA
- the LOC123873301 gene encoding uncharacterized protein LOC123873301, translated as MVDSQQDAEATKSIGVLKPTNSGERRSEAVFNDCCCCIQLRKGCLILGYMSLVGNVVYGFAYIILIYIIASEIKSTSELLENHRSNTTFLMIYAIDLILALISIPFNILLLNGLHKERRRFVKIYIRFQLVMLVLDILRKLVAMIMMSEKLDLLTIAAVLIDLGLNIYFLLVVRSQYEKMGEAADSLPGQQARYQDGRVQVEL; from the exons atggttGATTCACAACAAGATGCAGAGGCAACGAAAAG CATTGGGGTTTTGAAACCCACAAACTCTGGCGAACGAAGGTCTGAGGCCGTCTTCAATGATTGCTGTTGTTGCATACAGCTAAGGAAAGGATGTCTCATACTCGGCTATATGAGTCTG GTCGGCAATGTGGTGTATGGATTTGCTTATATAATACTAATATATATCATTGCAAGCGAAATTAAGAGTACGTCAGAACTTTTGGAAAACCATCGTTCTAACACTACATTTTTGATGATATACGCCATAGACTTGATTTTAGCTCTGATTTCAATACCATTTAATATACTTCTTCTAAATGGGCTGCATAAA GAGAGACGAAGATTCGTGAAAATCTACATCAGATTTCAGTTGGTGATGTTGGTATTAGATATACTTCGGAAACTTGTTGCAATGATAATGATGTCAGAGAAGTTGGACCTCTTAACCATTGCTGCAGTCCTGATCGATCTTG GGTTGAACATCTATTTTCTTCTTGTGGTGAGGAGCCAGTACGAGAAGATGGGTGAAGCCGCAGACAGCTTGCCTGGCCAACAGGCGCGGTACCAGGACGGTCGTGTACAAGTCGAACTATAA
- the LOC123873304 gene encoding uncharacterized protein LOC123873304 — MADSQQKAEAKSIEVGKPTRTLERKDKFVFNQCCFCVPLRTGCLILAYLFLVGSIAIGIYSTLVVVSMVANMSRVPADFRHVLISILGLNSVTLVLVLISIPFNILLLVGLHKERRNFVKRYLIFQLVYIILSVILDIVRMSMGRAYLVSYIIILVNLVFNIYYLLVLRSQYVKMGETAYDLPGRRYRDGHVVDTS, encoded by the exons atggcTGATTCACAACAAAAAGCAGAAGCAAAAAG TATTGAGGTTGGGAAACCTACAAGAACCCTCGAACGAAAGGACAAGTTCGTCTTCAACCAATGCTGTTTCTGTGTACCACTGAGGACTGGATGTCTCATCCTCGCCTATTTGTTCCTG GTTGGCAGTATCGCGATTGGAATTTATTCTACTTTAGTTGTAGTTAGCATGGTGGCCAACATGTCACGCGTTCCGGCAGATTTCCGCCATGTTCTCATTAGCATTTTGGGGTTAAATTCTGTAACTTTGGTTTTAGTTCTAATTTCAATACCATTTAACATACTTCTCCTCGTTggactgcataag GAGAGACGAAACTTTGTGAAACGCTACCTCATATTTCAATTGGTGTACATTATATTAAGTGTAATTCTGGATATTGTTCGAATGTCAATGGGGCGGGCGTACCTCGTAAGCTATATAATAATCCTGGTCAATCTTG TGTTCAACATCTATTATCTCCTCGTGTTGAGGAGCCAGTACGTGAAGATGGGTGAAACCGCCTACGACCTGCCTGGACGACGGTACCGCGATGGTCATGTCGTAGATACATCATAA
- the LOC123873299 gene encoding xanthine dehydrogenase-like isoform X2 — translation MIMNMYSLYEGSEKRLTMHQVERAFAGNICRCTGYRPILDAFKSFATDVVQDGAKIKDVEDLHEMQCANKCAKKCTKEEKDWCFIHKNSNENLFDIQMDVNRWYKAYSVEDVFKVLTKEGSDSYRLVAGNTGKGVFPTTKEPRVFIDVTSISTLKDTIIDANLVLGAGLSIHELMAVFQRQMNNDNFRYLEHFHRHLELVANVPVKNIGTIGGNLAMKNAHHDFPSDVFLIFETVNAVITLVDSNFKYHEMNLQKFLATDLKDKLIVNVKIPPLSENHLIRTYKIMPRAQNAHAIVNAGFHFTLDADEKVVSSTIVYGSIASDYTHATNVENYLRGQILFNEHTLQKALELLEADIKPVENLPEPSPACRKAIALGLFYKAILSLHLSTNPRYKSGGIHLKRPVSHGSQTYDTDKSVWPLNQPVPKLEALTQCSGEALYVGDSISTPRDLHVAFVLSTICLGEIVKIDASEALKIPGVVGFFSAKDIPGKNNFTPKDIPSIDVEEEIFASKKITFYGQPIGIVAAVTRKLALKAAGLVRVSYKKNPAKPVLTIKDVLAAPDKDKRILEAVTITATDRGTDTAHVIKGDFYIPDQYHFTMETQSSTVSPTRRGLRVRSATQWMDLVQVAVAKTLNLPLNRVDVEVPRLGGAYGGKASRASLIACACALVAYKLNRKASLVMPLTDNMEVIGKRMPAYFEYELGVNNDGVIQYADVVFYSDGGSSINDNLASYIADPLSRLYNKKRWNIKGYSVITDKPSNTWCRAPATAEGFSAAEHIMERIADATKKDPIEVRTLNITAENSPMLDLVDTFKIDCEYETRRAVIDKFNSENAWKKKGLQVSLMSYPIEYDGNFPVAISVYHADGTILIAHGGIEMGQGINTKVAQVCAYALKVPLSMVTVKGADTFISPNAMATNGSITSESIAFATVKACNELLSRLEPAKADLNEPTWQEIVTAAYNKGISLQVSAMSSNLDKLTPYSVYGACTAEVELDVLTGNHVLTRVDLVEDTGRSLSPEIDVGQIEGAFIMGLGLWTSEKLVYDPSGRLLTNRTWTYKPPGACDIPVDFRVSFKRNSLNNNGVLRSKATGEPALVLAVVVMHALHETIVEARKEYGYHDTEWVHVDTPYCVENIIQAISPNIACYHLK, via the exons TTTGTACGAGGGCTCGGAAAAGAGGCTGACAATGCATCAGGTAGAGAGAGCGTTTGCCGGCAACATCTGTAGATGTACCGGCTATCGGCCCATTTTGGATGCCTTCAAAAGCTTCGCCACCGATGTAGTCCAAGATGGCGCAAAAATAAAG GATGTAGAAGATCTGCACGAAATGCAGTGTGCCAATAAGTGTGCAAAGAAATGTACAAAGGAAGAAAAGGATTGGTGTTTCATACACAAAAACAGCAACGAGAATTTATTTGATATACAAATGGATGTAAACAGATGGTACAAAGCTTATTCTGTAGAAGATGTTTTTAAG GTTCTTACTAAAGAAGGTTCAGACAGCTACAGACTTGTCGCGGGAAATACGGGAAAAG GAGTGTTTCCAACGACAAAGGAGCCTCGTGTGTTCATCGACGTAACCTCAATAAGTACGCTGAAGGATACCATAATAGACGCGAACCTGGTACTCGGAGCGGGGCTCTCCATCCATGAACTGATGGCGGTATTCCAGAGGCAGATGAATAATGATAATTTTCGCTATCTAGAGCATTTTCATCGTCATTTAGAGTTGGTGGCTAACGTACCAGTGAAAAAT ATAGGAACCATAGGAGGAAACCTGGCTATGAAGAATGCTCATCACGACTTTCCATCCGACGTGTTCCTTATATTCGAAACAGTTAATGCAGTTATTACTTTAG TCGACAGCAATTTCAAGTACCATGAAATGAACTTACAAAAGTTTTTGGCCACGGACTTGAAGGACAAGCTTATAGTAAATGTCAAGATACCACCTCTGTCAGAAAATCACTTAATAAGAACATATAAG ATAATGCCTCGTGCTCAAAACGCTCACGCAATCGTCAACGCAGGTTTCCATTTCACCTTGGACGCCGATGAAAAAGTCGTATCTTCCACCATAGTTTACGGATCCATCGCCTCTGATTATACCCATGCGACAAATGTCGAAAACTACCTTAGAGGGCAAATCTTGTTCAATGAGCACACTCTGCAAAAGGCACTTGAATTATTGGAGGCAGATATAAAACCTGTGGAGAATTTACCCGAACCATCACCAGCTTGTAGAAAAGCAATAGCCTTGGGGCTATTTTATAAG GCAATTTTATCACTACATTTATCAACTAACCCTCGGTACAAATCTGGTGGTATTCATTTGAAACGACCTGTGTCGCATGGAAGCCAAACCTACGATACCGACAAAAGTGTGTGGCCTCTGAACCAGCCTGTCCCCAAACTGGAAGCTTTAACTCAG TGTTCTGGCGAGGCGTTGTATGTTGGAGATAGTATATCTACACCTCGTGATTTGCATGTTGCTTTCGTGCTCTCTACTATTTGTCTTGGAGAGATCGTGAAAATTGATGCCAGCGAAGCTTTG AAAATTCCAGGCGTTGTCGGTTTTTTCTCCGCAAAAGATATTCCCGGAAAGAACAATTTCACTCCAAAAGATATCCCCTCTATAGACGTTGAAGAAGAAATCTTTGCAAGCAAGAAAATCACTTTTTACGGTCAGCCTATTGGCATAGTCGCAGCTGTGACCAGGAAACTGGCTTTAAAAGCTGCGGGCTTAGTAAGAGTATCCTACAAAAAGAATCCAGCTAAACCTGTTCTGACTATCAAAGATGTTTTGGCAGCTCCCGATAAGGATAAGCGg ATCCTAGAAGCTGTGACAATTACTGCTACAGACAGGGGCACAGACACAGCACATGTGATCAAAGGGGACTTTTATATACCGGATCAGTACCACTTTACCATGGAGACTCAGAGCAGTACCGTGTCCCCCACTCGTCGAGGACTCCGCGTGCGATCAGCGACTCAGTGGATGGACTTAGTTCAGGTTGCTGTGGCAAAAACTTTGAATTTACCATTGAATAG GGTGGATGTTGAAGTGCCTAGACTGGGCGGTGCGTACGGCGGGAAGGCGTCTCGAGCATCGCTGATCGCTTGCGCCTGCGCTCTTGTCGCCTACAAACTCAATCGCAAAGCCTCCCTCGTGATGCCCCTTACCGACAATATGGAGGTTATTGGGAAACGCATGCCAGCTTATTTTGAGTATGAG CTGGGTGTCAACAACGATGGAGTCATCCAGTATGCTGATGTAGTTTTCTACTCTGATGGTGGTTCATCGATAAATGACAATTTAGCCAGCTACATCGCTGATCCTTTATCAAGGCTTTACAACAAAAAGCGATGGAACATCAAAGGGTATAGTGTTATTACTGATAAACCCAGCAATACTTGGTGTAGAGCTCCAG CAACAGCAGAAGGGTTTTCCGCAGCCGAACATATAATGGAAAGAATAGCAGATGCTACTAAAAAAGATCCTATTGAAGTAAGGACACTGAATATCACAGCAGAAAATTCTCCTATGCTAGACCTGGTAGACACTTTCAAAATAGACTGTGAATACGAGACGCGTAGAGCAGTTATTGATAAATTTAATTCTGAAAATGCTTGGAAGAAGAAAGGGTTACAAGTCTCCTTGATGTCATATCCGATAGAGTATGACGGTAACTTCCCCGTTGCAATATCAGTTTACCATGCTGATGGGACAATCCTTATTGCCCATGGGGGAATAGAAATGGGCCAAGGCATCAATACAAAAGTGGCCCAAGTTTGTGCCTATGCTTTAAAAGTGCCTCTAAGTATGGTGACAGTAAAAGGAGCAGACACATTTATTTCTCCAAACGCTATGGCAACTAATGGAAGTATCACCAGCGAATCTATCGCATTCGCGACAGTCAAAGCCTGTAATGAGCTATTGTCGAGATTGGAACCGGCGAAAGCTGATCTTAATGAACCCACTTGGCAGGAAATCGTAACAGCGGCAtataataaag GTATTAGTCTCCAAGTAAGCGCAATGTCATCAAATCTGGACAAGTTGACTCCCTATTCAGTCTACGGAGCTTGCACTGCGGAAGTGGAGTTAGATGTGTTAACTGGCAACCATGTCTTGACTCGGGTAGACTTGGTTGAAGACACCGGACGCAGTCTCAGCCCTGAAATTGATGTTGGACAG ATAGAAGGTGCCTTTATCATGGGCCTGGGACTTTGGACGTCTGAGAAGCTAGTATACGATCCCTCAGGGCGTTTACTTACTAACCGAACGTGGACGTACAAGCCGCCTGGCGCTTGCGACATTCCAGTGGACTTCAGAGTTTCGTTCAAGAGAAATTCGTTAAACAATAATGGTGTTTTGAGGTCTAAGG cgaCCGGGGAGCCAGCACTGGTTCTAGCAGTAGTGGTGATGCATGCTTTACATGAAACAATCGTAGAAGCAAGGAAGGAGTATGGCTACCACGACACCGAATGGGTTCACGTTG atacTCCATATTGCGTGGAGAACATAATTCAAGCAATATCTCCAAACATTGCATGTTATCACCTCAAATAA
- the LOC123873299 gene encoding xanthine dehydrogenase-like isoform X1, with product MNKINFTINGESYSLTGSEVSPSTSLNDYLRNTLGLVGTKAMCHEGGCGACVVSVAKTHPGTYEKHVVAVNSCLVHVLSCHEWDITTIEGVGNRKDGYNELQSRLAAFNGTQCGYCTPGMIMNMYSLYEGSEKRLTMHQVERAFAGNICRCTGYRPILDAFKSFATDVVQDGAKIKDVEDLHEMQCANKCAKKCTKEEKDWCFIHKNSNENLFDIQMDVNRWYKAYSVEDVFKVLTKEGSDSYRLVAGNTGKGVFPTTKEPRVFIDVTSISTLKDTIIDANLVLGAGLSIHELMAVFQRQMNNDNFRYLEHFHRHLELVANVPVKNIGTIGGNLAMKNAHHDFPSDVFLIFETVNAVITLVDSNFKYHEMNLQKFLATDLKDKLIVNVKIPPLSENHLIRTYKIMPRAQNAHAIVNAGFHFTLDADEKVVSSTIVYGSIASDYTHATNVENYLRGQILFNEHTLQKALELLEADIKPVENLPEPSPACRKAIALGLFYKAILSLHLSTNPRYKSGGIHLKRPVSHGSQTYDTDKSVWPLNQPVPKLEALTQCSGEALYVGDSISTPRDLHVAFVLSTICLGEIVKIDASEALKIPGVVGFFSAKDIPGKNNFTPKDIPSIDVEEEIFASKKITFYGQPIGIVAAVTRKLALKAAGLVRVSYKKNPAKPVLTIKDVLAAPDKDKRILEAVTITATDRGTDTAHVIKGDFYIPDQYHFTMETQSSTVSPTRRGLRVRSATQWMDLVQVAVAKTLNLPLNRVDVEVPRLGGAYGGKASRASLIACACALVAYKLNRKASLVMPLTDNMEVIGKRMPAYFEYELGVNNDGVIQYADVVFYSDGGSSINDNLASYIADPLSRLYNKKRWNIKGYSVITDKPSNTWCRAPATAEGFSAAEHIMERIADATKKDPIEVRTLNITAENSPMLDLVDTFKIDCEYETRRAVIDKFNSENAWKKKGLQVSLMSYPIEYDGNFPVAISVYHADGTILIAHGGIEMGQGINTKVAQVCAYALKVPLSMVTVKGADTFISPNAMATNGSITSESIAFATVKACNELLSRLEPAKADLNEPTWQEIVTAAYNKGISLQVSAMSSNLDKLTPYSVYGACTAEVELDVLTGNHVLTRVDLVEDTGRSLSPEIDVGQIEGAFIMGLGLWTSEKLVYDPSGRLLTNRTWTYKPPGACDIPVDFRVSFKRNSLNNNGVLRSKATGEPALVLAVVVMHALHETIVEARKEYGYHDTEWVHVDTPYCVENIIQAISPNIACYHLK from the exons TTTGTACGAGGGCTCGGAAAAGAGGCTGACAATGCATCAGGTAGAGAGAGCGTTTGCCGGCAACATCTGTAGATGTACCGGCTATCGGCCCATTTTGGATGCCTTCAAAAGCTTCGCCACCGATGTAGTCCAAGATGGCGCAAAAATAAAG GATGTAGAAGATCTGCACGAAATGCAGTGTGCCAATAAGTGTGCAAAGAAATGTACAAAGGAAGAAAAGGATTGGTGTTTCATACACAAAAACAGCAACGAGAATTTATTTGATATACAAATGGATGTAAACAGATGGTACAAAGCTTATTCTGTAGAAGATGTTTTTAAG GTTCTTACTAAAGAAGGTTCAGACAGCTACAGACTTGTCGCGGGAAATACGGGAAAAG GAGTGTTTCCAACGACAAAGGAGCCTCGTGTGTTCATCGACGTAACCTCAATAAGTACGCTGAAGGATACCATAATAGACGCGAACCTGGTACTCGGAGCGGGGCTCTCCATCCATGAACTGATGGCGGTATTCCAGAGGCAGATGAATAATGATAATTTTCGCTATCTAGAGCATTTTCATCGTCATTTAGAGTTGGTGGCTAACGTACCAGTGAAAAAT ATAGGAACCATAGGAGGAAACCTGGCTATGAAGAATGCTCATCACGACTTTCCATCCGACGTGTTCCTTATATTCGAAACAGTTAATGCAGTTATTACTTTAG TCGACAGCAATTTCAAGTACCATGAAATGAACTTACAAAAGTTTTTGGCCACGGACTTGAAGGACAAGCTTATAGTAAATGTCAAGATACCACCTCTGTCAGAAAATCACTTAATAAGAACATATAAG ATAATGCCTCGTGCTCAAAACGCTCACGCAATCGTCAACGCAGGTTTCCATTTCACCTTGGACGCCGATGAAAAAGTCGTATCTTCCACCATAGTTTACGGATCCATCGCCTCTGATTATACCCATGCGACAAATGTCGAAAACTACCTTAGAGGGCAAATCTTGTTCAATGAGCACACTCTGCAAAAGGCACTTGAATTATTGGAGGCAGATATAAAACCTGTGGAGAATTTACCCGAACCATCACCAGCTTGTAGAAAAGCAATAGCCTTGGGGCTATTTTATAAG GCAATTTTATCACTACATTTATCAACTAACCCTCGGTACAAATCTGGTGGTATTCATTTGAAACGACCTGTGTCGCATGGAAGCCAAACCTACGATACCGACAAAAGTGTGTGGCCTCTGAACCAGCCTGTCCCCAAACTGGAAGCTTTAACTCAG TGTTCTGGCGAGGCGTTGTATGTTGGAGATAGTATATCTACACCTCGTGATTTGCATGTTGCTTTCGTGCTCTCTACTATTTGTCTTGGAGAGATCGTGAAAATTGATGCCAGCGAAGCTTTG AAAATTCCAGGCGTTGTCGGTTTTTTCTCCGCAAAAGATATTCCCGGAAAGAACAATTTCACTCCAAAAGATATCCCCTCTATAGACGTTGAAGAAGAAATCTTTGCAAGCAAGAAAATCACTTTTTACGGTCAGCCTATTGGCATAGTCGCAGCTGTGACCAGGAAACTGGCTTTAAAAGCTGCGGGCTTAGTAAGAGTATCCTACAAAAAGAATCCAGCTAAACCTGTTCTGACTATCAAAGATGTTTTGGCAGCTCCCGATAAGGATAAGCGg ATCCTAGAAGCTGTGACAATTACTGCTACAGACAGGGGCACAGACACAGCACATGTGATCAAAGGGGACTTTTATATACCGGATCAGTACCACTTTACCATGGAGACTCAGAGCAGTACCGTGTCCCCCACTCGTCGAGGACTCCGCGTGCGATCAGCGACTCAGTGGATGGACTTAGTTCAGGTTGCTGTGGCAAAAACTTTGAATTTACCATTGAATAG GGTGGATGTTGAAGTGCCTAGACTGGGCGGTGCGTACGGCGGGAAGGCGTCTCGAGCATCGCTGATCGCTTGCGCCTGCGCTCTTGTCGCCTACAAACTCAATCGCAAAGCCTCCCTCGTGATGCCCCTTACCGACAATATGGAGGTTATTGGGAAACGCATGCCAGCTTATTTTGAGTATGAG CTGGGTGTCAACAACGATGGAGTCATCCAGTATGCTGATGTAGTTTTCTACTCTGATGGTGGTTCATCGATAAATGACAATTTAGCCAGCTACATCGCTGATCCTTTATCAAGGCTTTACAACAAAAAGCGATGGAACATCAAAGGGTATAGTGTTATTACTGATAAACCCAGCAATACTTGGTGTAGAGCTCCAG CAACAGCAGAAGGGTTTTCCGCAGCCGAACATATAATGGAAAGAATAGCAGATGCTACTAAAAAAGATCCTATTGAAGTAAGGACACTGAATATCACAGCAGAAAATTCTCCTATGCTAGACCTGGTAGACACTTTCAAAATAGACTGTGAATACGAGACGCGTAGAGCAGTTATTGATAAATTTAATTCTGAAAATGCTTGGAAGAAGAAAGGGTTACAAGTCTCCTTGATGTCATATCCGATAGAGTATGACGGTAACTTCCCCGTTGCAATATCAGTTTACCATGCTGATGGGACAATCCTTATTGCCCATGGGGGAATAGAAATGGGCCAAGGCATCAATACAAAAGTGGCCCAAGTTTGTGCCTATGCTTTAAAAGTGCCTCTAAGTATGGTGACAGTAAAAGGAGCAGACACATTTATTTCTCCAAACGCTATGGCAACTAATGGAAGTATCACCAGCGAATCTATCGCATTCGCGACAGTCAAAGCCTGTAATGAGCTATTGTCGAGATTGGAACCGGCGAAAGCTGATCTTAATGAACCCACTTGGCAGGAAATCGTAACAGCGGCAtataataaag GTATTAGTCTCCAAGTAAGCGCAATGTCATCAAATCTGGACAAGTTGACTCCCTATTCAGTCTACGGAGCTTGCACTGCGGAAGTGGAGTTAGATGTGTTAACTGGCAACCATGTCTTGACTCGGGTAGACTTGGTTGAAGACACCGGACGCAGTCTCAGCCCTGAAATTGATGTTGGACAG ATAGAAGGTGCCTTTATCATGGGCCTGGGACTTTGGACGTCTGAGAAGCTAGTATACGATCCCTCAGGGCGTTTACTTACTAACCGAACGTGGACGTACAAGCCGCCTGGCGCTTGCGACATTCCAGTGGACTTCAGAGTTTCGTTCAAGAGAAATTCGTTAAACAATAATGGTGTTTTGAGGTCTAAGG cgaCCGGGGAGCCAGCACTGGTTCTAGCAGTAGTGGTGATGCATGCTTTACATGAAACAATCGTAGAAGCAAGGAAGGAGTATGGCTACCACGACACCGAATGGGTTCACGTTG atacTCCATATTGCGTGGAGAACATAATTCAAGCAATATCTCCAAACATTGCATGTTATCACCTCAAATAA